In Chloracidobacterium sp., the following proteins share a genomic window:
- the trxA gene encoding thioredoxin — protein sequence MAHFANEVTDTNFGTDVLGSDKPVLVDFWAEWCGPCRMIAPTVEAIAEEYKDNAKVYKMNVDENPSVPQQFGIRGIPTLILFKGGQEQERIVGAVTRDAIARVIDKYV from the coding sequence ATGGCACATTTTGCAAATGAAGTGACAGACACAAATTTTGGGACCGATGTTTTGGGCTCGGACAAGCCGGTTTTGGTGGACTTTTGGGCCGAGTGGTGCGGCCCGTGTCGGATGATCGCACCGACCGTGGAGGCAATCGCCGAGGAATACAAAGACAATGCGAAAGTCTATAAGATGAACGTGGACGAGAATCCGAGCGTGCCGCAGCAATTCGGCATTCGCGGCATCCCGACGCTGATCCTGTTCAAGGGCGGACAGGAACAGGAACGCATCGTCGGGGCCGTGACACGTGACGCGATAGCAAGGGTGATCGACAAATACGTTTGA
- a CDS encoding NAD(P)-dependent alcohol dehydrogenase: protein MRAYEIRKFGIDNLTLAEREVPVPAAGEVLVKMHAVSLNYRDIMIVEGTYNPRMWLPVVPFSDGAGEVAAVGEGVTKWSVGDRVCSVAIPAWIDGEPSVDKSRSAIGAGRADGVLREYATFDQEALVACPDHLSFEEAATLPCAAVTAWNSLVVSGNVQPGESVLTLGTGGVSVFAVQFAKMFGARVIATSSSDEKLARIRELGADETINYRETENWDDAVLALTDGRGVDHVVEVGGTGTLTRSVKAVRVGGHIALIGALDMSGGFNPIPIFMKGIRVQGIFIGSRQMFEDMNERISAAEMRPVIDRTFGFDEVRDALMYMAASSHFGKIVVKF from the coding sequence GTGAGAGCTTACGAGATAAGGAAATTTGGGATCGACAACCTGACGCTCGCCGAGCGTGAAGTGCCCGTGCCGGCCGCGGGCGAGGTACTGGTCAAGATGCACGCGGTGTCGCTGAACTATCGCGACATAATGATCGTCGAAGGCACCTATAATCCGCGGATGTGGCTGCCGGTGGTGCCGTTCTCGGACGGTGCCGGCGAGGTGGCCGCTGTCGGCGAGGGCGTGACAAAATGGAGCGTTGGAGACCGCGTCTGTTCGGTCGCAATTCCCGCATGGATCGATGGCGAGCCGTCGGTCGACAAATCAAGGTCGGCGATCGGCGCCGGTCGCGCTGACGGCGTGCTGAGAGAATACGCGACGTTCGATCAAGAGGCGTTGGTTGCGTGTCCCGATCACCTTTCGTTCGAAGAAGCAGCGACGCTGCCGTGTGCGGCGGTGACGGCGTGGAATTCGCTGGTCGTTTCAGGTAATGTGCAGCCCGGCGAATCGGTGCTGACGTTGGGGACCGGCGGCGTGTCGGTATTTGCCGTCCAGTTTGCCAAGATGTTCGGGGCCAGAGTGATCGCCACGTCGAGCAGCGACGAGAAGCTCGCCCGCATTCGTGAGCTGGGCGCGGACGAGACTATCAACTATCGCGAGACGGAGAATTGGGACGACGCCGTGCTCGCATTGACCGATGGGCGAGGCGTTGATCACGTCGTCGAGGTTGGCGGAACGGGCACGCTGACCAGATCGGTCAAGGCCGTTCGCGTTGGCGGTCATATAGCTCTGATCGGAGCACTCGATATGTCGGGCGGATTCAATCCGATACCGATCTTTATGAAGGGTATTCGCGTGCAGGGCATCTTTATCGGGTCGCGGCAGATGTTTGAGGATATGAATGAAAGGATATCGGCTGCTGAGATGCGGCCGGTGATCGACAGGACGTTTGGGTTTGATGAGGTGAGAGATGCCCTGATGTATATGGCCGCTAGCTCACATTTTGGCAAGATCGTCGTGAAGTTTTAG
- a CDS encoding YceI family protein has translation MDMMRSLYPIVLAVVVTVSACADPAANKPKAQTNEPTSNTAGSPTDLKSSGTALSITPENSKIEFTGSKVTGKHDGGFKSFRGMIDLVGEKAESSKVAVEIEMASVFADADGLTKHLQTADFFDVEKFPRATFVSTKIEPVAGGGHSVTGDLELRGVKKSVTFPATITIKPDAVEVKAEFSINRKDFGIVYAGKADDLIRDDVVIRLDLMSPRKK, from the coding sequence ATGGATATGATGAGATCACTTTATCCGATAGTTCTGGCTGTAGTCGTGACGGTTTCGGCGTGTGCCGATCCGGCGGCCAATAAGCCAAAGGCGCAGACGAACGAGCCGACGTCGAACACGGCCGGTTCGCCGACCGACCTGAAGAGCAGCGGCACGGCGTTGAGCATTACGCCCGAGAACTCGAAGATCGAATTCACAGGCTCAAAGGTGACGGGCAAGCACGACGGCGGCTTTAAGAGTTTTAGAGGAATGATCGACTTGGTTGGCGAGAAAGCCGAGTCAAGCAAAGTGGCGGTCGAGATCGAGATGGCGTCTGTCTTTGCCGATGCCGACGGGCTCACGAAGCACCTGCAGACGGCCGACTTCTTTGATGTGGAAAAGTTTCCGCGTGCGACGTTTGTCTCGACCAAGATCGAGCCCGTGGCCGGTGGCGGCCATTCGGTTACAGGCGATCTTGAGCTTCGCGGCGTGAAGAAGTCCGTCACGTTCCCGGCAACGATCACGATCAAGCCGGACGCAGTCGAGGTCAAGGCTGAATTCTCGATCAACCGTAAGGACTTTGGCATCGTCTATGCCGGCAAGGCGGATGACCTGATCCGTGATGACGTGGTGATAAGGCTCGATTTGATGTCGCCAAGGAAAAAGTGA
- a CDS encoding Rrf2 family transcriptional regulator has protein sequence MAANSQFSVALHVLAMLAGAGEDNVKSECIAASVNTNAVVIRRLLGQLGHAGLVASQTGAFGGTRLAKPASKITLCDIYKAVSCGEVFALHHNPPNQDCPVGRGIETVLCNLQKEIDHSVGEKLSQYTLASVMSMVMQANA, from the coding sequence ATGGCGGCAAACAGTCAATTCTCGGTAGCTTTGCACGTCCTGGCCATGCTGGCCGGCGCGGGCGAGGACAACGTGAAATCCGAGTGTATAGCCGCCAGCGTCAACACCAATGCGGTCGTTATTCGACGCCTGCTTGGGCAGCTCGGGCACGCGGGGCTTGTTGCGTCGCAGACCGGCGCTTTTGGCGGGACACGGCTTGCCAAACCGGCGAGCAAGATCACGCTGTGTGATATCTACAAGGCGGTTTCGTGCGGCGAGGTGTTTGCCCTGCATCACAATCCGCCAAATCAGGATTGTCCTGTTGGGCGAGGGATCGAGACAGTATTGTGCAACCTGCAGAAAGAGATAGACCATAGCGTAGGTGAAAAGCTCAGCCAATATACGCTCGCGAGCGTGATGTCGATGGTCATGCAGGCAAATGCCTAA
- a CDS encoding lytic transglycosylase domain-containing protein: MGKILSSSIVLSLFFVFVLGLTANGQTEDVARTQALINKVLDDAGVSFREGLLAYADNDRHAAGEKFNKAVEAFLYSTIQRDQRLESCYSQLIETIYLIEFPTDRNTPKVRNLALTCGWNSIDSSLADRVAAITRATPKTPVPSSTTLAANLTPTETVGFTSQEHTPSPLDDLTRLELNADEQDLGSSAAQEQFQYAQVAVANRSLGFSFRVHPMIQQYINYYRGRGRTTMEVGLYRSGMFMRMARRIFREEGIPENVAWLGQVESAWKPSALSWAAASGLWQFIPGTGARYGLRRTAHIDERNSFDEATRASARYLKFLANRYNGNWELALAAYNSGEGNVDRAIRRAGVADFWTAYPYLPQETRNYVPNILATILIANNPNQYGFGHIRPAAPLMYDRIRVPASTSLNAVAQASDTTVQYLRYLNPHLRSNMTPPEPYIINIPQGKANEAVAAFRRFPAQAEPVGNRVVRTGSSRPTGAPAVSPKVKRKN; encoded by the coding sequence ATGGGAAAAATCCTAAGCAGTTCTATTGTTCTTAGTTTGTTCTTTGTCTTTGTCCTCGGCCTGACCGCGAATGGCCAGACCGAGGACGTCGCTCGGACACAGGCCTTGATCAACAAGGTGCTGGATGATGCGGGCGTTTCATTTCGTGAAGGGCTGCTGGCCTATGCCGACAATGATCGACACGCGGCCGGCGAGAAGTTCAATAAGGCCGTCGAGGCCTTCCTTTATTCGACGATACAGCGTGATCAGCGGCTCGAGAGCTGTTATAGCCAGTTGATCGAGACGATCTACCTGATCGAGTTCCCGACAGACAGGAACACCCCGAAGGTAAGGAATCTCGCGTTGACCTGCGGCTGGAACAGCATCGATTCGTCACTTGCGGATCGAGTAGCCGCCATCACTCGCGCGACGCCAAAGACGCCGGTGCCTTCGTCGACGACGTTGGCAGCGAACCTGACACCGACCGAGACTGTTGGTTTCACTTCGCAGGAGCACACGCCGTCACCGCTGGATGATCTGACAAGATTAGAACTCAACGCCGACGAGCAGGACCTCGGCTCGTCTGCCGCTCAGGAGCAGTTTCAATATGCTCAGGTCGCAGTGGCAAATCGGTCGCTGGGCTTTTCGTTCCGCGTGCATCCGATGATCCAGCAGTACATCAACTATTATCGCGGCCGCGGGCGCACCACGATGGAGGTTGGGCTGTATCGGTCGGGGATGTTCATGCGTATGGCTCGGCGCATATTCCGCGAAGAGGGAATTCCCGAGAATGTTGCATGGCTCGGCCAGGTCGAATCGGCGTGGAAGCCGTCGGCATTGTCATGGGCGGCCGCTTCGGGCCTGTGGCAGTTCATCCCGGGAACCGGAGCCCGCTATGGGCTGCGCAGGACGGCCCACATCGACGAGCGGAACAGTTTTGACGAAGCAACACGTGCGTCGGCACGGTATCTGAAGTTTCTTGCCAATCGATACAACGGCAACTGGGAACTCGCGCTCGCTGCGTACAATTCAGGTGAAGGTAACGTTGATCGAGCCATCCGCCGTGCGGGCGTGGCCGATTTTTGGACGGCCTATCCGTATCTGCCGCAGGAAACGCGTAACTACGTGCCGAATATTCTCGCCACGATCCTGATCGCCAACAACCCGAACCAATATGGTTTCGGCCACATTCGCCCGGCGGCCCCGCTGATGTATGACCGCATTCGCGTGCCGGCCTCGACGAGCCTTAATGCCGTCGCTCAGGCGTCTGATACGACGGTGCAGTACCTGCGTTACCTGAATCCGCACCTTCGCAGCAATATGACGCCGCCTGAGCCTTACATCATCAACATTCCGCAAGGCAAGGCCAATGAGGCCGTAGCGGCATTCAGACGCTTTCCGGCCCAGGCTGAGCCTGTGGGCAACCGCGTCGTGCGGACCGGATCGTCGCGACCGACCGGTGCCCCGGCGGTCAGCCCAAAAGTGAAGCGTAAGAATTAG
- the lon gene encoding endopeptidase La codes for MMQIPAELPVLPLRDIVIYPFMIVPLFVSRDRSIRAVEEALNKDRMILLVSQKDVNKEEPEQADLYTVGTVAIIMRMLKLPDGRIRILIQGLSRVRVDKVDGGGQYVTSQVTPITEPMGGENNLKVEALIRNVRGSMDRAASLGKNISPEVLAIIANLDDAGRLADLAASNLELKVEDAQSVLDIEDPVPRLKRVNDLLSKEIDVLTVQQEINAQARSDIDRSQREYFLRQQLKAIQAELGEGNELFEEIEQYRDKILKAKMPEAAEEEALRQLKKLERMHPDTAETATLRNWLDVMTELPWSKQSKDNLDLKKAERILDADHYGLERVKERIVEALAVRKLREKPKGSILCLVGPPGVGKTSLGRSVARALNRKFVRLSLGGLHDEAEIRGHRRTYVGAMPGRIIQGIQQAATNNPLIMLDEIDKVGADFRGDPSSALLEVLDPEQNFAFRDNYLNLTFDLSNVMFMTTANMLDTIQPALRDRMETISLSGYTEEEKLEIAKRHLIPKQIDENGLEKKDVKFEAKAIKRIISEYTQEAGLRHLEREIGKVCRRVAKAKAEADGDFAPTRVTPENLKEFLRVPKIFTEGALKKDEIGTVTGLAWTAVGGDILFIEALKTKGKGKLLLTGQLGEVMQESAQAAFSYAKARAGDLGIDDSVFENFDIHIHLPEGAVPKDGPSAGVSMATALVSTLAQRPVRKDVAMTGEITLRGNVLPIGGVKEKLLAARRAKIKTVILPAPNERDLEDLPQEVRDDLTFIFVENVRQVFDVALREAKPQVEKVKVKALKAA; via the coding sequence ATGATGCAGATCCCGGCGGAGCTGCCGGTGCTGCCTTTGCGGGATATTGTTATTTATCCGTTTATGATCGTGCCGCTGTTTGTTTCGCGGGACAGGTCGATACGGGCGGTGGAAGAGGCGTTGAATAAGGACCGGATGATATTGCTGGTCTCGCAGAAGGACGTCAATAAAGAGGAGCCCGAGCAGGCGGACCTTTATACGGTGGGCACGGTGGCGATCATCATGCGGATGCTCAAGCTGCCGGACGGGCGAATTCGCATATTGATACAGGGGCTGTCGCGCGTGCGGGTGGACAAGGTCGATGGCGGCGGGCAGTATGTCACCTCCCAGGTCACGCCGATCACAGAGCCGATGGGCGGCGAGAATAACCTGAAGGTCGAGGCTTTGATACGCAATGTTCGCGGGTCGATGGACAGGGCCGCGAGCCTGGGCAAGAACATCTCGCCCGAGGTGCTGGCGATCATTGCGAACCTCGACGACGCGGGCCGGCTGGCCGATCTCGCAGCATCGAATCTCGAGCTAAAGGTCGAAGACGCTCAATCGGTGCTCGATATCGAGGACCCCGTGCCGCGGCTCAAGCGCGTGAATGATCTGCTGTCAAAAGAGATCGACGTGCTGACCGTTCAGCAGGAGATCAACGCGCAGGCGCGCTCCGACATCGACCGTTCGCAGCGGGAATATTTCCTCAGGCAGCAGTTAAAGGCGATCCAGGCAGAGCTTGGCGAGGGCAATGAGCTGTTTGAGGAGATCGAGCAGTATCGCGACAAGATCCTCAAGGCAAAGATGCCCGAGGCGGCCGAGGAAGAAGCGCTTAGGCAATTGAAGAAGCTCGAACGGATGCATCCCGACACGGCCGAGACGGCTACCTTAAGGAATTGGCTGGACGTAATGACGGAACTGCCGTGGTCGAAGCAGTCAAAGGACAATCTCGATCTCAAGAAGGCCGAGAGAATTCTGGACGCCGACCATTACGGCCTCGAACGCGTCAAGGAACGCATCGTCGAGGCGTTGGCCGTGCGCAAATTGCGTGAGAAGCCAAAGGGCTCGATCCTGTGTCTCGTCGGGCCGCCGGGCGTGGGTAAGACCTCGCTGGGAAGGTCGGTCGCGAGGGCTTTGAACAGGAAGTTTGTGCGGCTGTCGCTTGGCGGTTTGCACGACGAGGCGGAAATCCGCGGGCATCGCCGCACTTACGTCGGTGCGATGCCGGGGCGGATCATTCAGGGAATTCAGCAGGCGGCCACGAACAATCCGCTGATAATGCTCGACGAGATCGATAAGGTCGGTGCGGATTTTCGCGGCGACCCGTCGTCGGCGTTGCTCGAAGTGCTCGATCCGGAGCAGAATTTTGCGTTTCGCGACAACTATCTGAACCTGACATTCGACCTCTCGAACGTGATGTTCATGACCACGGCGAACATGCTCGACACGATCCAGCCGGCCCTGCGCGACCGCATGGAGACGATCTCGCTGTCGGGCTACACCGAGGAAGAAAAGCTCGAGATCGCCAAACGTCACCTTATCCCCAAACAGATCGACGAGAACGGCCTTGAGAAAAAGGACGTCAAATTCGAGGCGAAGGCCATCAAGCGGATCATCAGCGAATACACGCAGGAGGCCGGCCTCCGGCATCTCGAACGCGAGATCGGCAAAGTCTGCCGCCGTGTCGCCAAAGCAAAGGCGGAGGCCGACGGTGATTTTGCACCGACGCGTGTAACGCCGGAGAACCTGAAGGAATTCCTGCGTGTGCCCAAGATCTTTACTGAAGGAGCCTTGAAAAAGGATGAGATCGGCACCGTTACGGGCCTCGCGTGGACGGCGGTTGGCGGCGATATCCTGTTTATCGAGGCGTTGAAAACCAAGGGCAAGGGTAAGCTGCTGCTCACGGGCCAGCTTGGCGAGGTAATGCAGGAATCGGCACAGGCGGCGTTCTCTTACGCTAAGGCCCGAGCCGGCGATCTGGGCATAGACGACAGCGTGTTTGAGAATTTTGATATACATATTCATCTGCCCGAAGGTGCCGTGCCAAAGGACGGGCCGAGCGCCGGTGTTTCGATGGCAACTGCTTTGGTTTCAACACTTGCACAGCGTCCGGTGCGAAAGGATGTCGCGATGACCGGCGAGATCACGCTTCGCGGCAACGTGCTGCCGATCGGCGGCGTCAAGGAAAAGCTACTCGCGGCGCGACGGGCAAAGATCAAGACCGTCATTTTGCCCGCTCCCAACGAGCGAGATCTTGAGGACCTGCCGCAGGAAGTTCGCGACGATTTGACGTTTATTTTTGTCGAGAACGTGCGGCAGGTGTTCGACGTCGCACTCCGCGAGGCAAAGCCTCAGGTTGAAAAAGTGAAGGTCAAGGCATTGAAAGCGGCCTAG
- a CDS encoding type II toxin-antitoxin system PemK/MazF family toxin has product MKEGDIVLVAMPQADNAVKNRPVVFLREMRPFADALVCGVSTQMRQMVAGFDEFVSGEDEDYSSTGLVEPSLIRLGFLAVIPQSKIAGSIGAISSIRHRRLLEKLGSYLTRQ; this is encoded by the coding sequence ATGAAGGAAGGTGACATCGTCCTGGTGGCGATGCCTCAGGCCGATAACGCCGTCAAGAATCGCCCGGTCGTCTTTTTGCGCGAGATGCGGCCGTTTGCGGACGCGCTTGTGTGCGGCGTCAGTACACAGATGCGGCAGATGGTCGCGGGCTTTGACGAGTTTGTGTCGGGCGAAGATGAAGATTACAGTTCAACCGGCCTCGTCGAACCATCGCTGATACGCCTGGGATTCCTCGCCGTCATTCCCCAAAGCAAGATCGCCGGGTCTATCGGCGCCATCTCTTCGATTCGACATCGACGATTGCTTGAGAAATTGGGCAGCTACTTGACCCGGCAGTAG
- a CDS encoding DUF433 domain-containing protein yields the protein MENELLGRITINPEVCHGKPTIRNKRYPVENMLELMASGMSAEEILADYEDLEQADLDACLLFAA from the coding sequence ATGGAAAACGAGCTTTTGGGGCGGATCACGATCAATCCTGAGGTTTGTCATGGCAAGCCGACGATCAGGAATAAGCGGTATCCCGTCGAGAACATGCTCGAATTGATGGCTTCGGGGATGAGCGCGGAGGAGATACTCGCGGACTATGAGGATCTCGAACAAGCTGACCTCGATGCTTGTCTGCTGTTCGCGGCGTAG
- a CDS encoding HNH endonuclease, with amino-acid sequence MANNWTREQLIVAFNLYCKIPFSKSVQGNPDVIRVAKLIGRTPSAVAFKLGNFGSFDPELKKRGIGGLPNTGKLDKEIWDEFHSNWEELAFQSELLVAQFENKTIEQIADLDLSGRPVGDERESLVRVRVNQSFFRQSVMSIYGSKCCITGLDMPSLLVASHIVPWRSDVANRTNPQNGLCLNSLHDKAFDQGLITITTDFKVKVSARLKESSSREFVQVFFLEYEDREISLPDKFRPESGFLAFHNESVFKS; translated from the coding sequence ATGGCGAACAATTGGACGCGAGAACAACTAATCGTTGCATTCAATCTCTATTGCAAGATCCCATTTAGCAAGTCGGTTCAAGGTAATCCCGATGTGATCAGGGTCGCAAAGCTCATCGGACGGACACCGTCTGCAGTTGCGTTCAAGCTCGGTAATTTCGGGAGCTTTGACCCAGAGCTAAAAAAGCGCGGCATTGGAGGTCTACCAAATACAGGCAAACTCGATAAAGAGATCTGGGATGAGTTCCATAGCAACTGGGAGGAGTTGGCATTTCAGAGCGAACTCCTGGTTGCTCAATTCGAAAATAAGACAATCGAACAAATCGCCGATCTTGATCTTTCAGGCCGGCCCGTCGGCGATGAAAGGGAAAGTCTTGTCAGAGTTCGTGTAAATCAGAGTTTCTTTCGTCAGTCCGTAATGTCGATCTATGGAAGCAAATGCTGTATCACCGGTCTGGATATGCCATCGCTTCTAGTCGCCAGTCACATCGTCCCTTGGCGCAGCGACGTTGCCAACCGAACGAACCCGCAGAACGGTCTTTGCTTGAACTCATTGCATGACAAAGCGTTTGACCAAGGCCTAATTACAATTACGACTGACTTCAAGGTGAAGGTCTCCGCTCGCCTCAAAGAGTCAAGCAGCCGAGAATTCGTACAAGTATTCTTCCTTGAGTACGAAGATCGCGAAATCTCGCTGCCGGACAAGTTCCGTCCTGAATCGGGTTTCCTCGCGTTTCATAACGAGTCGGTTTTCAAAAGCTAA
- a CDS encoding Bro-N domain-containing protein — translation MESALVAFEAYRIRRLYDEQAEAWYFSVIDVVGALTDSANPRDYWFKMKRRVKGEDGFELSTICRQLKLTAPDGKMRETDCADVQGLLRIIQSIPSPKAEPFKQWLARVGYERIKDMRDPANSLDRARDYWKQQGRSEKWIQQRMMGQETRNKLTDYWKDHEITTQEEYAILTNIIHQEWSGVTVKEHKDIKGLKTQNLRDHMSEAERIFTALAELSTRQIAESENAIGMDENSTAGQKGGRIAKRARLELEDKTGRRVVTGENFLPPPTSPQKKLRKK, via the coding sequence ATGGAAAGTGCTCTGGTAGCATTTGAGGCCTACAGGATACGCCGGCTTTACGACGAGCAGGCCGAGGCGTGGTATTTCTCAGTGATCGACGTGGTCGGGGCACTGACCGATAGCGCGAATCCGCGTGATTACTGGTTTAAGATGAAACGCCGCGTTAAAGGCGAGGATGGATTTGAACTGTCGACAATTTGTCGACAGTTGAAGCTGACCGCACCCGATGGAAAGATGCGTGAGACCGACTGTGCCGATGTCCAAGGCCTGCTGCGAATTATCCAGTCAATCCCTTCACCGAAAGCGGAGCCTTTCAAACAGTGGCTGGCGAGGGTCGGTTATGAAAGGATCAAGGACATGCGTGATCCGGCGAATTCGCTGGACCGGGCTCGCGATTATTGGAAGCAGCAGGGCCGAAGCGAGAAGTGGATCCAGCAGCGGATGATGGGCCAGGAGACCCGAAACAAGCTGACCGATTACTGGAAGGACCACGAGATCACGACGCAGGAAGAATACGCGATCCTCACCAACATCATCCATCAGGAATGGAGCGGCGTCACGGTCAAAGAGCACAAAGACATCAAGGGGCTCAAGACGCAGAACCTCCGCGATCACATGTCCGAGGCCGAACGGATCTTTACCGCGCTCGCCGAACTCTCGACCCGACAGATCGCCGAGAGCGAAAATGCGATCGGAATGGACGAAAACTCGACCGCCGGCCAAAAAGGCGGCCGCATCGCAAAACGCGCCCGCCTCGAACTCGAAGACAAAACCGGCCGCCGCGTCGTCACCGGCGAAAACTTCCTGCCGCCGCCAACCAGCCCTCAAAAGAAATTACGTAAGAAGTAA
- a CDS encoding IS3 family transposase (programmed frameshift) has translation MRKKYTEEQIVGILRGAEASGKGVKEYCREKGVHETTFYGWKKRFGSMDVEEVREYRTLVQENARLKRLLAERDLEIDAIKEVLKKKVVGVSDRREAVRIMIGAGMSERFSCALLELERKSYRYERRERAPDPISERIKELALAYPRFGYRRIWAMLRRAGEVVNIKRVHRWWKKLKLQLARKRPKRRRQDVQMIVPKAEKANQVWTYDFVFDQAVSGRKLKMLTLVDEYTRECLAVEVASSITARGVRRVLERVCRERGCPQMIRSDNGSEFIAGATREWLSANNIQPMFIAPGKPWQNGKCESFNGKLRDELLGQRWFSSMWEARVVIESWRKFYNTTRPHSSLGYLTPAEFAASLASGSAATKLDHDPTAVRPKTLAFHLG, from the exons ATGAGGAAAAAGTATACGGAAGAGCAGATCGTGGGGATCTTGCGAGGGGCGGAGGCGAGCGGGAAAGGCGTTAAGGAATATTGCCGTGAGAAGGGAGTGCACGAGACGACGTTCTACGGGTGGAAGAAGCGGTTTGGGTCGATGGATGTCGAGGAGGTACGGGAGTACCGAACGCTGGTGCAGGAGAACGCACGGTTGAAGCGTCTGCTGGCTGAGCGCGATCTTGAGATCGACGCGATCAAAGAGGTGCTTA AAAAAAAAGTGGTAGGCGTGTCGGACCGGCGAGAGGCAGTGAGGATAATGATCGGTGCGGGTATGAGCGAGCGGTTCTCGTGTGCTTTGTTGGAACTGGAGCGAAAGAGCTATCGGTACGAGCGGCGAGAGCGAGCACCTGACCCGATCTCAGAGCGGATAAAGGAGTTGGCGCTTGCTTATCCGCGATTCGGGTATCGGCGGATATGGGCGATGCTGCGACGGGCCGGAGAGGTGGTGAACATCAAGCGTGTGCATCGCTGGTGGAAGAAGCTGAAGCTGCAGCTTGCGAGGAAAAGGCCGAAAAGACGGCGTCAGGACGTGCAGATGATCGTTCCAAAGGCCGAGAAGGCGAACCAGGTGTGGACTTACGATTTTGTATTCGATCAGGCAGTTTCGGGGCGAAAGCTGAAGATGCTGACGCTGGTTGATGAATACACGAGGGAATGCCTTGCGGTCGAGGTCGCATCATCGATCACGGCGAGGGGCGTGAGACGGGTGCTTGAGCGGGTTTGCCGCGAGAGAGGATGCCCTCAGATGATCCGCTCGGACAACGGCAGTGAATTCATCGCCGGGGCGACCCGCGAATGGCTCTCGGCAAACAACATTCAGCCGATGTTCATCGCACCGGGCAAGCCTTGGCAGAACGGCAAATGCGAGAGCTTTAACGGCAAGCTGCGCGATGAACTGCTGGGCCAAAGGTGGTTCAGTTCGATGTGGGAAGCACGGGTAGTGATCGAAAGCTGGCGGAAATTCTATAACACGACGCGCCCGCATTCGTCGCTTGGCTATCTCACACCCGCCGAGTTTGCTGCCAGCCTCGCCTCCGGCTCGGCTGCCACCAAACTCGATCACGATCCGACGGCAGTTAGACCAAAAACACTAGCTTTCCACCTGGGGTAA
- the nrdR gene encoding transcriptional repressor NrdR — protein MVVKKDGKREHFYRDKVMAGLLRACEKRPISTPQLERIADEVERNVQDSLDRELSTQDIGKTIMRRLKSLDKVAYVRFASVYLEFEDIGAFMSELKILVGARTSADKKKKKK, from the coding sequence ATGGTCGTCAAAAAGGACGGCAAGCGCGAGCATTTTTACCGCGACAAAGTAATGGCCGGCCTGCTGCGGGCCTGTGAAAAGCGGCCTATTTCGACGCCGCAGCTCGAACGCATCGCCGACGAGGTCGAACGCAACGTGCAGGATTCGCTCGACCGCGAGCTGTCCACGCAGGATATCGGCAAGACGATAATGCGCCGCCTCAAATCCCTCGACAAGGTAGCCTACGTCCGCTTCGCCTCGGTCTATCTAGAGTTCGAAGACATAGGTGCATTTATGTCCGAACTAAAGATCCTCGTCGGTGCCCGCACCTCCGCGGATAAGAAAAAGAAGAAGAAGTAG
- the nrdR gene encoding transcriptional repressor NrdR, whose translation MRCPFCSTIEDKVVDSREAKDGDSIRRRRECLGCGRRFTSYERIDEIPYMVVKKDGKREHFYRDKVMAGLLRACEKRPISMPQLEKIADEVERNVQDSLDRELSTQDIGKTIMRRLKSLDKVAYVRFASVYLEFEDIGAFMSELKILVGSRTAADKKKKKK comes from the coding sequence ATGCGTTGTCCATTTTGCTCAACAATCGAAGATAAGGTCGTCGATTCGCGTGAGGCGAAGGATGGCGATTCGATCCGCCGGCGGCGCGAATGCCTGGGCTGCGGGCGGCGTTTCACCTCCTACGAACGCATCGACGAGATCCCGTACATGGTCGTCAAAAAGGACGGCAAGCGCGAGCATTTTTACCGCGACAAAGTAATGGCCGGCCTGCTGCGGGCCTGTGAAAAGCGGCCTATTTCCATGCCGCAGCTCGAAAAGATCGCCGACGAGGTCGAGCGCAACGTGCAGGACTCGCTCGACCGTGAGCTGTCCACGCAGGATATCGGCAAGACGATAATGCGCCGCCTAAAATCCCTCGACAAGGTAGCCTACGTCCGCTTCGCCTCGGTTTACCTGGAGTTCGAAGACATAGGAGCCTTTATGTCCGAACTAAAGATCCTCGTCGGCTCCCGAACGGCCGCCGATAAGAAAAAGAAGAAAAAATGA